The following coding sequences lie in one Myxococcus xanthus genomic window:
- a CDS encoding MlaE family ABC transporter permease encodes MSGVLSFFGAPVVMLARTVRASTRDGVPWRESLAQLHELGGRSVWLVMSGMAFFGAVLVTIANSQARRFVGNVAVLGPAYFELLIRELGPAVSALLTASRAGAAHAAELSTMSVNEQVEALEMSAGDPYADLVAPRVIAGVLGVPLLCTLGTIAATLSAAAVAQFAFGVDGRAFMDPRYVDGWDLLAAFLKAAGCGLYIPLAAAVAGLKARGGAEAVGEATTDGVVAASLGCLLIDLAVSLAFQLLRL; translated from the coding sequence ATGAGCGGCGTGCTGTCGTTCTTCGGAGCGCCGGTGGTGATGCTGGCGCGCACGGTGCGGGCCTCCACCCGGGACGGCGTGCCCTGGCGCGAGTCCCTGGCACAGCTCCACGAACTGGGCGGGCGCAGCGTGTGGCTGGTGATGTCCGGCATGGCCTTCTTCGGCGCGGTGCTCGTCACCATCGCCAACAGCCAGGCACGGCGCTTCGTGGGCAACGTGGCGGTGCTGGGGCCCGCGTACTTCGAGCTGCTCATCCGCGAGCTGGGCCCGGCCGTGTCCGCGCTGCTCACGGCCTCACGCGCGGGCGCGGCTCACGCGGCCGAGCTGTCCACCATGAGCGTCAACGAACAGGTGGAGGCCCTGGAGATGTCCGCGGGCGACCCCTACGCGGACCTCGTCGCGCCCCGGGTGATTGCGGGCGTGCTGGGCGTGCCCCTGCTGTGCACCCTTGGCACCATCGCGGCCACGCTGTCCGCGGCGGCGGTGGCGCAGTTCGCCTTCGGCGTGGACGGGCGGGCCTTCATGGACCCGCGCTACGTGGACGGGTGGGACTTGCTGGCCGCGTTCCTGAAGGCCGCGGGCTGCGGGCTCTACATTCCGCTGGCGGCGGCGGTGGCGGGCCTCAAGGCGCGCGGCGGCGCCGAGGCCGTGGGCGAGGCCACCACCGACGGCGTGGTGGCGGCGAGCCTGGGGTGCCTGCTCATCGACCTCGCCGTCTCGCTGGCCTTCCAGCTGCTGCGCCTGTGA
- a CDS encoding ABC transporter ATP-binding protein, which yields MTPLPDSEALRFLDVHVAFDEGRRRVLAGLTAEVSTKELTFIAGASGTGKSVLCRLAVGLLRPDAGEVTLWGERVDSRPERELVPLRRQAPYLVQGPALLDWRTLRQNVWLADPAASVDDVDAALAQVGLLDWADRLPPELGPGAKKRTAIARALVLKPRYLLFDEPTTGLDRKAAGQVEEALASLKARGLGGMVVSHDYRQLKALADRVLVVANKQCAYLGTPKGFLESSAPELRVLTAPFMEGATDG from the coding sequence ATGACGCCCCTTCCCGACAGCGAGGCCCTGCGATTCCTGGACGTGCACGTCGCGTTCGACGAGGGACGCCGGCGCGTGCTCGCGGGGCTCACGGCGGAGGTGTCCACGAAGGAGCTGACGTTCATCGCGGGCGCCAGTGGCACCGGGAAGAGCGTGCTGTGCCGGCTGGCGGTGGGGCTGCTGCGCCCGGACGCGGGCGAAGTGACGTTGTGGGGGGAACGCGTGGACTCCAGGCCCGAGCGCGAGCTGGTGCCGCTGCGCCGACAGGCGCCCTACCTGGTGCAGGGCCCGGCGCTGTTGGATTGGCGCACGCTCCGGCAGAACGTATGGCTGGCGGACCCGGCGGCGTCCGTGGACGACGTGGACGCCGCGCTGGCGCAGGTGGGTCTTCTGGACTGGGCGGACCGGCTGCCACCGGAGCTGGGGCCCGGAGCGAAGAAACGGACGGCCATCGCCCGGGCGTTGGTGCTCAAGCCGCGCTATCTCCTCTTCGACGAGCCGACGACGGGCCTCGACCGGAAGGCGGCGGGCCAGGTGGAGGAGGCGCTCGCATCGCTGAAGGCGCGGGGCCTGGGGGGAATGGTGGTGTCCCACGATTACCGGCAGCTGAAGGCGCTGGCGGACCGGGTGCTGGTGGTGGCGAACAAGCAATGTGCCTACCTGGGCACGCCGAAGGGCTTCCTGGAGTCCTCCGCGCCCGAGCTGCGAGTACTGACAGCGCCATTCATGGAGGGCGCGACGGATGGATGA
- a CDS encoding NUDIX hydrolase translates to MPYTPIIGTLGYVMSPDGQRVLLVHRNARPDDAHYGKFNGLGGKMERDEDVAACMRREIREEAGIECTRMVLRGTISWPGFGKHGEDWLGFVFRIDRFEGTPLERNPEGSLSWVPVADIQGLNLWDGDRHFLPLVFDADPRPFHGVMPYSGGRALSWSFSRL, encoded by the coding sequence ATGCCGTACACCCCGATCATCGGCACGCTCGGTTATGTGATGTCACCGGACGGGCAGCGCGTGCTGCTCGTCCACCGCAACGCCCGCCCGGATGACGCCCACTACGGGAAGTTCAATGGCTTGGGCGGGAAGATGGAGCGCGACGAGGACGTGGCCGCCTGCATGCGCCGGGAGATTCGCGAGGAGGCCGGCATCGAGTGCACGCGGATGGTGCTGCGCGGCACCATCTCCTGGCCGGGCTTCGGCAAGCACGGGGAGGACTGGCTGGGCTTCGTGTTTCGCATCGACCGCTTTGAAGGCACCCCGCTGGAGCGGAACCCGGAGGGCTCCCTCTCCTGGGTGCCCGTGGCGGATATCCAAGGCCTCAACCTGTGGGACGGCGACCGGCACTTCCTGCCGCTGGTGTTCGACGCCGACCCCCGGCCGTTCCATGGGGTCATGCCGTATTCCGGTGGCCGCGCGCTGAGCTGGTCCTTCAGCCGCCTGTAA
- a CDS encoding DEAD/DEAH box helicase: MKAPQPPAPVEATFDSLGLKPALVEALSALGYEEPTPIQAAALPPLLAGKDLLGIAATGTGKTAAFALPLLNHVEPGACRPNTTSALVLVPTRELAMQVSEAIHRYGQKLGISVLPLYGGQVIGQQLRVLKRGVDVVVATPGRALDHLRRGTLQLDDVRVVVLDEADEMLDMGFAEDLEAILSGTPEDRQTALFSATLPPRIASIAERHLHEPVRVKIAREKVEQGEIPRVRQTAYVVPRAFKIATLGRLLDVESPTAAIIFCRTRTEVDDLTVSLNGRGWRAHALHGGMTQEQRDRVIKQLKSQGTDLLVATDVAARGLDIPRLSHVVNFDVPNAPEAYVHRIGRTGRAGREGVAITLVEPREHRLLRNIERVTGQRIEVSTVPTVADMREKRQEMLRASLRETLVAGEYDSLRNVVESLASEFDAMDIAAAAVKLLHEAQDEGRDTEETEIPVVAPPQERRERTGGKFGAPPGRPGRPERGPKARGGPPTWDVTRLWIGAGRHAGVRPADLVGAIAGEAGVESSKIGAIQIGDAFSLVEVPESDANRIIAALKNATLRGKKVLVRKDRT; this comes from the coding sequence GTGAAAGCCCCCCAGCCCCCCGCCCCCGTCGAGGCCACCTTCGATTCCCTGGGCTTGAAGCCCGCGCTCGTCGAGGCGCTCAGCGCGCTCGGCTACGAGGAGCCCACCCCCATCCAGGCCGCCGCCCTCCCGCCACTGCTCGCGGGGAAGGACCTGCTCGGCATCGCCGCCACCGGCACCGGCAAGACAGCCGCCTTCGCCCTGCCCCTGCTCAACCACGTGGAGCCCGGCGCGTGCCGGCCCAACACCACGTCCGCGCTGGTGCTGGTCCCCACGCGCGAGCTGGCCATGCAGGTCTCCGAGGCCATTCACCGCTACGGCCAGAAGCTCGGCATCTCCGTGCTGCCCCTGTACGGCGGGCAGGTCATCGGCCAGCAGCTCCGCGTCCTCAAGCGCGGCGTGGACGTCGTCGTCGCCACGCCGGGCCGCGCGCTGGACCACCTGCGCCGTGGCACGCTGCAGCTCGATGATGTGCGCGTCGTCGTGCTCGACGAGGCCGACGAGATGCTCGACATGGGCTTCGCCGAGGACCTGGAGGCCATCCTCTCCGGCACGCCCGAGGACCGGCAGACGGCCCTCTTCTCCGCCACGCTCCCGCCGCGCATCGCCAGCATCGCCGAGCGTCACCTGCACGAGCCCGTGCGCGTGAAGATTGCCCGCGAGAAGGTGGAACAGGGGGAGATTCCCCGCGTCCGGCAGACGGCCTACGTCGTGCCGCGCGCCTTCAAGATCGCCACCCTGGGCCGCCTGCTCGACGTGGAGTCGCCCACCGCGGCCATCATCTTCTGCCGCACGCGGACGGAGGTGGACGACCTCACCGTCTCCCTCAACGGCCGCGGCTGGCGCGCCCACGCCCTGCACGGCGGCATGACGCAGGAGCAGCGAGACCGCGTCATCAAGCAGCTCAAGTCCCAGGGCACCGACCTGCTCGTGGCCACCGACGTCGCGGCGCGCGGCCTGGACATCCCCCGCCTGTCCCACGTGGTGAACTTCGACGTCCCCAACGCGCCCGAGGCCTACGTGCACCGCATCGGCCGCACGGGCCGCGCCGGCCGCGAGGGCGTGGCCATCACCCTGGTGGAGCCCCGCGAGCACCGGCTGCTGCGCAACATCGAGCGCGTCACCGGCCAGCGCATCGAAGTGTCCACCGTGCCCACCGTCGCGGACATGCGCGAGAAGCGGCAGGAGATGCTGCGCGCATCCCTGCGCGAGACGCTGGTGGCCGGTGAGTACGACTCCCTCCGTAACGTGGTGGAGAGCCTGGCCAGCGAGTTCGACGCCATGGACATCGCCGCCGCCGCTGTGAAGCTCCTCCATGAGGCCCAGGACGAGGGCCGCGACACGGAGGAGACGGAGATCCCCGTCGTCGCGCCGCCGCAGGAGCGCCGTGAGCGCACGGGCGGCAAGTTCGGAGCGCCCCCGGGGCGTCCAGGCCGCCCGGAGCGCGGCCCGAAGGCCCGCGGTGGCCCGCCGACGTGGGACGTCACCCGCCTGTGGATTGGCGCCGGCCGTCACGCCGGCGTACGCCCCGCCGACCTGGTGGGCGCCATCGCCGGGGAGGCGGGCGTCGAGTCCTCCAAGATTGGCGCCATCCAGATTGGCGACGCCTTCTCCCTGGTGGAGGTGCCGGAGTCCGACGCCAACCGCATCATCGCCGCGCTGAAGAACGCCACCCTGCGCGGCAAGAAGGTGCTGGTCCGGAAGGATCGGACCTGA
- a CDS encoding TonB family protein: protein MRTILNFEFPEPAADAASAVLAQPAGALFRMGDAAGVEGFWSRWSGAVVVAVLLHAVVVAVGLSVSPALPKKVVREEPELVLLAFAAPPPPPPAGGGGAQPAAKKEVQRQARPKPAQRVMPTPVPRPEPVAEVKPETPPEPEPVVEPEPVPEPTVAKVEPASASSEASAVGGVVGGVVGGVVGGTQGGIVGSTAIGGTGDALTLKQVMRPPTVLKQVRPDYPRLAKQRNIQGVVVVRVIVGTDGRVEQEHTQVMRSVPALDAAAIAAVNQWHFTPALGRSGRLARVMIDIPVNFSLK from the coding sequence GTGAGAACGATTCTCAATTTCGAGTTTCCGGAGCCCGCCGCGGATGCCGCATCCGCGGTGTTGGCGCAGCCCGCTGGCGCGCTCTTCCGCATGGGGGATGCCGCCGGGGTGGAGGGGTTCTGGAGCCGCTGGAGCGGGGCCGTTGTCGTGGCGGTCTTGCTCCACGCGGTCGTCGTCGCGGTGGGACTGTCCGTGTCTCCGGCGTTGCCGAAGAAGGTGGTGCGGGAGGAGCCGGAGTTGGTGTTGCTGGCGTTCGCCGCGCCTCCTCCCCCGCCGCCCGCGGGGGGCGGCGGGGCGCAGCCGGCCGCGAAGAAGGAAGTGCAGCGCCAGGCGCGTCCCAAGCCGGCGCAGCGGGTGATGCCGACCCCCGTTCCCCGGCCCGAGCCGGTGGCGGAGGTGAAGCCGGAGACGCCCCCTGAGCCGGAGCCCGTGGTGGAGCCCGAGCCTGTTCCCGAGCCCACGGTGGCGAAGGTGGAGCCGGCGTCCGCGAGCAGCGAGGCGTCCGCGGTGGGCGGGGTGGTGGGTGGCGTGGTCGGCGGCGTCGTGGGTGGAACGCAGGGCGGCATCGTCGGGTCGACGGCCATTGGAGGCACGGGCGACGCGCTGACGCTGAAGCAGGTGATGCGGCCCCCCACGGTCCTCAAGCAGGTCAGGCCGGACTACCCCCGGCTGGCGAAGCAGCGGAACATCCAGGGCGTGGTGGTGGTGCGCGTCATCGTTGGCACGGACGGCCGGGTGGAGCAGGAGCACACCCAGGTGATGCGCTCCGTGCCCGCCCTGGACGCCGCGGCGATTGCCGCCGTGAATCAGTGGCACTTCACGCCCGCGCTGGGCCGTTCGGGGCGGCTGGCGCGAGTCATGATCGACATTCCGGTGAACTTCTCCCTGAAGTGA
- a CDS encoding PepSY-associated TM helix domain-containing protein: MRTFRNIIFWIHLIVGIATGLVIAIMSFTGVVIAFEKQLIEWAERDVRTVQLPSPGAPRLPVEALVERARAARTDGQPSGVTVYPEPTSSVLVSMGRGSVTYVNPYTGEVLGNGATGLRGFLQWNVEFHRWLAAGGDNRAVGKAITGASNAVFLFLAISGLYLWWPRKWTLRAMRPSLWFRRGLKGKARDWNWHNVIGFWSLPVLIVLTASGMVISYKWASNLVFTMTGNTPPASQWPPGSASVKVPAPEVETPRKPMDVLIAEAQKTSPTWSSATVRLGGGARPGGAPAQGGRGPEAKGAPEAKGERGGKGNADGVDAVTVTLREADAWPLFSSRQVSLNPFSGEVAKQETYADYNSGRKLRTWLRFLHTGEALGLMGQLVAAIASLGGVFLVYTGFALSWRRFFPRRRTNTEPREEAAAQSEPVA, encoded by the coding sequence ATGCGCACCTTCCGAAACATCATCTTCTGGATTCATCTCATCGTCGGTATCGCCACCGGCCTGGTGATTGCGATCATGTCCTTCACGGGCGTGGTCATCGCCTTCGAGAAGCAGCTCATCGAATGGGCGGAGCGGGATGTCCGGACGGTGCAGCTGCCGTCTCCGGGCGCGCCCCGGCTCCCCGTGGAGGCGTTGGTCGAACGCGCCCGCGCGGCGCGGACGGACGGACAGCCCTCCGGGGTGACGGTGTATCCGGAGCCGACGTCCTCGGTGCTCGTGAGCATGGGCCGGGGCTCGGTGACCTACGTCAACCCCTACACCGGCGAGGTGCTGGGGAATGGCGCGACGGGCCTGCGCGGCTTCCTCCAATGGAACGTGGAGTTTCACCGGTGGCTGGCCGCCGGCGGTGACAACCGCGCGGTGGGCAAGGCGATCACCGGCGCGAGCAACGCGGTGTTCCTCTTCCTGGCCATCTCCGGCCTGTACCTGTGGTGGCCGCGCAAATGGACGCTGCGCGCCATGCGGCCGTCGCTGTGGTTCCGGCGTGGGCTGAAGGGCAAGGCGCGCGACTGGAACTGGCACAACGTCATCGGCTTCTGGTCGCTGCCGGTGCTCATCGTGCTCACGGCGTCGGGCATGGTCATCTCGTACAAGTGGGCGTCCAACCTGGTCTTCACCATGACGGGCAACACGCCGCCCGCGTCGCAGTGGCCGCCGGGCTCGGCGTCGGTGAAGGTGCCCGCGCCCGAGGTGGAGACGCCGCGCAAGCCGATGGATGTCCTCATCGCCGAAGCGCAGAAGACGTCGCCCACCTGGTCGTCCGCCACGGTGCGCCTGGGCGGTGGGGCGCGTCCGGGCGGTGCGCCCGCGCAGGGGGGCCGTGGGCCGGAGGCGAAGGGGGCTCCGGAGGCGAAAGGCGAGCGTGGCGGGAAGGGGAACGCGGACGGCGTGGACGCGGTGACGGTCACCCTCCGCGAGGCGGATGCGTGGCCGCTGTTCTCCTCCAGGCAGGTGTCCCTCAACCCCTTTTCGGGCGAGGTGGCGAAGCAGGAGACGTACGCGGACTACAACAGCGGCCGGAAGCTGCGCACCTGGCTGCGCTTCCTGCACACCGGCGAGGCGCTGGGGCTCATGGGCCAGTTGGTGGCCGCCATCGCGTCGCTGGGCGGCGTGTTCCTCGTCTACACGGGCTTCGCGCTGTCGTGGCGCCGGTTCTTCCCCCGGCGCCGGACGAACACCGAGCCTCGGGAAGAAGCCGCCGCGCAGTCCGAGCCGGTGGCCTGA
- a CDS encoding MlaD family protein has translation MDERRLELKVGALVLAAIVGVLLLLWLMGELKLGSETGLAVDFGHTGNVVEGAPVKLGGVQVGRVQDIQLQPERRDAQGRPLPVRMELAVAPEAVGALRKDARVTVATVGILGEPYLELNPGSAPERLPAGTAVRGTDAPRLDVLAEQLTRFVDLLSQMLEEDPEAIRGLAANVSRLARTLDQLLTENRGDVKVLASELAAASKDLRQLAGLAREAFQPGGKGARLLDDASAAAAVVRRDLPGLTKSAGTTLDGLAAVTGPLGPEDGARVKVALERLTSASGQLESIAARADRVLAKLEAGEGTAGAVLQDGTLYEELRMLVTDLRKHPWKVLWKD, from the coding sequence ATGGATGAGCGACGGCTGGAGCTGAAGGTGGGCGCCCTGGTGCTGGCCGCCATCGTGGGCGTGCTGTTGTTGCTGTGGCTGATGGGCGAATTGAAGCTGGGCTCGGAGACGGGGCTGGCCGTGGACTTCGGCCACACGGGGAACGTGGTGGAGGGCGCCCCCGTGAAGCTGGGCGGCGTGCAGGTGGGGCGCGTGCAGGACATCCAGCTCCAGCCCGAGCGGCGGGACGCGCAGGGACGCCCGCTGCCCGTGCGGATGGAGCTCGCGGTGGCACCGGAGGCCGTGGGCGCGCTGCGCAAGGACGCGCGCGTGACGGTGGCCACGGTGGGCATCCTGGGAGAGCCCTACCTGGAGCTGAACCCGGGCTCGGCGCCGGAGCGGCTGCCCGCGGGCACGGCCGTGCGGGGAACGGACGCGCCCCGGCTGGACGTCCTGGCCGAACAGCTCACCCGCTTCGTGGACCTGCTGTCCCAGATGCTGGAGGAGGACCCGGAGGCCATCCGCGGCCTCGCGGCGAACGTGTCCCGGCTGGCGCGGACGCTGGACCAGTTGCTGACGGAGAACCGGGGCGACGTGAAGGTGCTGGCGTCCGAGCTGGCGGCGGCCTCGAAGGATTTGCGCCAGCTCGCGGGCCTGGCGCGCGAGGCCTTCCAGCCTGGAGGCAAGGGCGCGCGGCTGCTGGACGATGCCTCGGCGGCGGCGGCCGTCGTTCGTCGCGACCTGCCGGGGCTGACGAAGTCCGCCGGGACGACGTTGGACGGACTGGCGGCCGTGACGGGCCCGCTGGGGCCCGAGGACGGCGCGCGGGTCAAGGTCGCGCTGGAGCGGCTCACCTCTGCCTCGGGCCAACTGGAGAGCATCGCGGCCCGCGCGGACCGGGTGCTGGCGAAGCTCGAGGCCGGCGAGGGCACCGCGGGTGCGGTGCTCCAGGACGGCACGCTCTACGAAGAGCTGCGCATGCTGGTGACGGACCTCCGAAAACACCCGTGGAAGGTGCTCTGGAAGGACTGA